From a region of the Mauremys mutica isolate MM-2020 ecotype Southern chromosome 12, ASM2049712v1, whole genome shotgun sequence genome:
- the LOC123346784 gene encoding olfactory receptor 1009-like encodes MVVIRTDSHLHSPIYFILFHLSFVDICYSSVTVHNMLRNFLAERKTISVISCIPQIIFIPLSAATEAFILSAMGYDHYAAICDPLRYVDTMSKRICVQLLSGAWTMGFFYALLSTVFALKFHFCGPNQISHFSCKLPPLLQLSCTETFTNQVVLLTSIAIFGSSSFLFILIFYIHIISTILRIRSVEGRRKAFSTCNSHLIVVGLLYLTAFFQCTKPSSVSVVLDILHPALSLLFWIFSIQYSVLTPMLNPIVYSLKNKEVKTAIGKTLGKFKFLK; translated from the coding sequence ATGGTGGTGATAAGAACTGATTCTCACCTTCACAGCCCTATATATTTCATCCTCTTCCATTTATCCTTTGTTGATATCTGCTATTCCTCGGTCACAGTGCATAATATGCTGAGGAACTTCCTAGCAGAGCGCAAAACTATTTCTGTCATTAGCTGCATTCCTCAGATAATCTTCATACCCCTCTCAGCTGCTACTGAAGCTTTCATTCTCTCAGCCATGGGTTACGACCATTACGCTGCCATCTGTGACCCATTGCGTTATGTGGATACAATGAGCAAAAGGATCTGTGTTCAGCTGTTAAGTGGTGCATGGACCATGGGCTTCTTCTATGCCCTTCTTAGCACAGTTTTTGCCCTCAAGTTCCATTTCTGTGGGCCCAATCAAATCAGCCATTTCAGCTGCAAGCTCCCTCCTCTGTTACAGCTGTCCTGCACTGAGACTTTTACCAATCAAGTGGTGCTTCTTACTTCTATTGCGATATTTGGATCAAGCTCGTTTCTCTTCATCCTGATCTTCTACATTCACATCATCTCCACTATCCTGAGGATACGATCTGTAGAGGGAAGgcgtaaagccttctccacctgcaacTCCCACCTTATTGTGGTTGGTTTGTTGTACCTGACAGCTTTTTTCCAATGCACAAAACCCAGCTCTGTCTCTGTTGTTCTGGATATTCTCCATCCAGCTCTGTCTCTGTTGTTCTGGATATTCTCCATCCAGTACAGCGTCTTAAcccccatgttaaaccccatcgtctacagcctgaaaaacaaggaggtgaaaACAGCTATAGGAAAAACGTTGGGGAAATTTAAATTTCTCAAGTAG